Proteins from one Staphylococcus saprophyticus subsp. saprophyticus ATCC 15305 = NCTC 7292 genomic window:
- a CDS encoding nitroreductase family protein codes for MINNNFEEILMNRKSVKVFDEQVKIPKAEMDEMIKKATTAPSSVNMQPWRFLVVESDEGKDTLRPLIRFNTRQNDSSAAMVVIFGDMKSQTNAEEIYGNAVKHDLMPEEVKQEMLKKVIPLYDNAPKEQMNDIVKIDSSLAAMQFMLVAKAHGYDTNPIGGFESDQIADAFGIDSERYVPVLIVAIGKAKNPAHGSYRLPTETVTKYV; via the coding sequence ATGATAAATAATAATTTTGAAGAAATTTTAATGAATAGAAAGTCTGTAAAAGTATTTGATGAACAAGTGAAAATACCGAAAGCAGAAATGGATGAAATGATTAAAAAAGCAACGACAGCGCCATCATCAGTTAATATGCAACCGTGGAGATTCTTAGTAGTCGAAAGTGATGAAGGTAAAGACACATTACGTCCGCTCATTCGTTTTAACACACGTCAAAATGATTCATCAGCGGCTATGGTCGTTATTTTTGGTGATATGAAGAGTCAAACAAATGCCGAAGAAATTTATGGTAATGCAGTTAAACATGATTTAATGCCGGAAGAAGTAAAACAAGAAATGTTAAAAAAAGTCATACCATTATATGATAATGCACCAAAAGAACAAATGAATGACATTGTGAAGATTGATAGTAGTTTAGCCGCAATGCAATTTATGCTTGTTGCGAAAGCGCATGGATATGATACAAATCCAATTGGCGGATTTGAAAGTGATCAAATCGCAGATGCATTTGGTATAGATTCAGAACGCTATGTACCCGTACTAATTGTTGCGATTGGTAAAGCTAAAAATCCAGCCCATGGTTCTTATAGATTACCAACAGAAACTGTGACTAAATACGTTTAA